One window of Trichoderma breve strain T069 chromosome 3, whole genome shotgun sequence genomic DNA carries:
- a CDS encoding alpha/beta hydrolase fold domain-containing protein, which produces MLYPLSFLRKPIRGVFLLGLLISLSSCSTAIELESGLQRTLTPIRHANTSTLSIAYYDSGPSDSSAPVVILVHGFPYSIDTYVDVVPKLMVQGYRLIVPYMRGYGTTTFLSPTTPRSAEQAALGKDIVDLMDALHIDKAIFAGYDWGTVAVNAAAALWPGRCSGMVAANSYLIQNRQTAWAIAPPASLANRWYFYVFLTPQGFGGLANDTRGWAETLWSKNSPQWNYTQAELDAAVPAFRNPDYVEIATNFYRNRLLYAPGDPAYAELAERLDSLPSIHAPSVTLDPDQAPVFPATDGSSTAQHFAGPRVHHIVHGCGENIPLQSPQVFADAVIEVAALGNHHH; this is translated from the coding sequence ATGCTGTACCCCCTGTCTTTCCTCAGAAAGCCTATCCGAGGCGTTTTCCTTCTTGGTTTGCTTATTAGTTTGTCGAGCTGTTCAACCGCGATAGAGCTCGAGTCAGGCCTCCAACGAACGCTGACGCCCATCCGCCATGCCAACACTTCCACTCTGTCCATCGCTTACTATGACTCGGGACCGAGCGATTCAAGCGCGCCGGTAGTCATCTTGGTCCACGGCTTCCCTTACTCCATCGACACCTACGTCGATGTGGTGCCAAAGCTGATGGTGCAGGGATATCGTTTGATTGTCCCGTATATGCGAGGCTACGGCACGACGACCTTCCTGTCTCCCACAACCCCACGTAGTGCAGAGCAGGCCGCCCTCGGCAAGGATATCGTCGACCTGATGGACGCTCTGCATATTGACAAGGCGATATTCGCCGGCTACGACTGGGGCACGGTGGCCGTCAACGCGGCAGCAGCCCTGTGGCCGGGTAGATGCTCCGGCATGGTGGCTGCAAATTCATACCTGATCCAGAATCGCCAGACGGCGTGGGCGATCGCGCCTCCCGCGTCCCTGGCTAACCGCTGGTACTTTTACGTCTTTCTCACACCGCAAGGATTCGGCGGCCTCGCCAATGACACGCGGGGATGGGCTGAGACGCTGTGGTCCAAGAACAGCCCACAGTGGAACTATACTCAAGCTGAGCTCGACGCTGCGGTTCCGGCGTTTCGCAACCCAGACTACGTCGAGATCGCGACCAACTTTTACCGCAACCGCCTGCTTTACGCGCCTGGAGACCCGGCCTACGCAGAGTTGGCCGAGAGGCTCGACTCGCTGCCTTCCATCCACGCCCCCTCCGTGACGCTGGATCCAGACCAAGCGCCAGTCTTTCCTGCAACCGATGGATCGTCCACGGCCCAGCACTTTGCAGGGCCTCGGGTGCATCACATTGTGCATGGGTGTGGCGAGAACATCCCCTTACAGAGCCCCCAGGTTTTTGCAGACGCGGTCATCGAGGTGGCGGCCCTGGGAAATCATCACCATTAA
- a CDS encoding subtilase family domain-containing protein, giving the protein MKFNAALGLLALVGGASSSLTITTNTNKNPLASNQNTTVVPNTFIVELQPDFHPDLQPKERFAKTAPGAKIGYRVRQQYNSTDFFYGVSVSFNTHVDLGTLRQSTGVKNAWKVAIVPRPEPYHLRGAPKISQGTSLPNLRGSAKVNQPLAMSNVQKLHDQGIKGKGVQVAIIDTGVDYRHPALGGDDYDGSNTPVPDPDPLATCVDGGHGTHTAGIVGMEDPDNVGFGLVGVAPEATLASYRAAQNGADVVSISIGGYDIWEEINPFDEVITRLANHGVAVVAAIGNFGTAGVFSTAAPGISTNALSVGSIENEVYPTVYTAHDDKHKAIDYVSVFPATGLGRVEVYQLGTGLDVPIDANVSSGCYEPAWDALAAASVDWNNTILLVSWVSWCGTNWGTAVDLGAQAILAYQPEELLIVVDEPEDPTTLLYLDYNNSQQIVNNLAQLPAGQKYYLTFDGKKPSSSADPLGRTPDDFSSFGPTVEMSLAPKVSAPGGTILATWPLEAGGYAVLSGTSMATPFAAGSLALLKSQQPHLSVAELYARLMTTAGPVNEPNSKQIASTARQGGGLIDVYAAVKADTVISPSELSLHDSETPAPRKITITNQSKSRKKYSFQHSPGSFYRVYYNYLTGNTDYNGGSEVIPLDVPASASFSQSSLTLGPGQSATVQVQIKPQHDDWPWSLPVYGGFVKITSDDAAYSIPYIGVPYNRTEVGPIMHNVTTQLPYDSPGILKLPANDLFLADGQIPTPNIDSYNWSTDPSKSFIPVFRVDVLLPSRFIRFDLVPANVSFVPSIYGFDPDVHIDYKPPSQAILPGFLGPLINHFFAQALLLPTLTNDDNVSYNISSGDYRPLLRALRWNGNETNPDDYESWLGPVIRADIPSDEFPTDT; this is encoded by the exons ATGAAGTTCAATGCGGCCCTGGGCCTGCTGGCCCTTGTCGGCGGAGCATCGTCTTCGCTGACCATCacaacaaacaccaacaaGAACCCGCTGGCGTCGAACCAAAACACAACCGTGGTCCCCAACACGTTCATAGTCGAGCTGCAACCAGACTTCCACCCTGACCTCCAGCCCAAGGAGCGGTTTGCAAAGACAGCGCCAGGGGCCAAGATCGGGTACCGCGTTCGCCAGCAGTACAACAGCACCGACTTCTTCTACGGCGTATCGGTATCGTTTAATACGCACGTCGACCTTGGCACGCTGCGTCAAAGCACCGGCGTCAAGAATGCCTGGAAAGTCGCCATTGTGCCCCGGCCGGAGCCATATCACTTGCGGGGGGCTCCGAAAATCAGCCAGGGGACATCCTTGCCGAATCTGAGAGGCAGTGCCAAGGTCAACCAACCGCTGGCCATGAGCAACGTGCAGAAGCTTCACGACCAGGGCATCAAGGGCAAAGGGGTGCAAGTGGCTATTATCGACACTGGAGTTGACTATCGCCATCCAGCGCTGGGCG GCGACGATTATGACGGTAGCAACACTCCTGTGCCGGATCCAGACCCCCTGGCAACATGCGTGGATGGTGGACACGGCACTCACACTGCCG GCATCGTGGGCATGGAGGATCCCGATAATGTGGGATTCGGCCTCGTCGGCGTCGCTCCCGAGGCAACCTTGGCATCCTACCGC GCTGCGCAGAACGGGGCGGATGTTGTGTCCATATCGATCGGCGGGTACGATATCTGGGAGGAGATCAATCCATTCGACGAAGTCATCACGAGATTGGCCAACCACGGCGTggccgttgttgctgccattggaaaCTTTGGAACCGCCGGAGTGTTCTCGACTGCTGCGCCGGGTATATCCACCAATGCCTTGTCCGTGGGATCGATTGAGAACGAAGTCTACCCGACGGTTTATACGGCCCACGATGACAAGCACAAGGCCATCGACTATGTCTCAGTGTTTCCCGCAACTGGTCTGGGCCGTGTCGAGGTCTACCAGCTGGGGACTGGTCTAGACGTCCCAATCGATGCCAACGTCTCCAGCGGATGCTACGAGCCTGCCTGGGATGCTCTGGCCGCGGCATCTGTTGACTGGAACAACACCATCTTGTTGGTGTCTTGGGTTAGCTGGTGCGGCACGAACTGGGGGACGGCCGTGGACTTGGGAGCTCAAGCAATCCTGGCGTATCAACCCGAAGAACTGCTCATTGTCGTGGACGAGCCCGAGGATCCAACGACTCTTCTATACTTGGACTACAACAACTCACAGCAAATCGTCAACAATCTGGCTCAGCTGCCCGCTGGCCAGAAATACTACCTCACCTTTGATGGAAAGAAGCCCAGCTCTTCTGCGGACCCGCTGGGGAGGACGCCCGATGACTTCTCCAGCTTTGGCCCGACGGTTGAAATGTCACTGGCCCCGAAGGTCTCGGCACCGGGAGGAACCATCCTGGCTACATGGCCACTGGAAGCCGGCGGATATGCTGTGCTGTCAGGGACTTCAATGGCCACCCCCTTTGCTGCAGGAAGTCTGGCATTGCTCAAGTCCCAGCAGCCGCATCTATCCGTCGCGGAACTGTATGCACGGCTTATGACCACCGCCGGCCCCGTCAACGAACCCAACTCCAAGCAGATTGCTTCTACAGCTCGCCAGGGAGGAGGCCTCATCGACGTCTATGCGGCTGTCAAGGCGGATACAGTCATCAGTCCATCTGAGCTCAGCCTGCACGATTCGGAAACGCCGGCGCCTCGGAAGATCACCATCACGAACCAGTCCAAGTCGAGAAAGAAGTACTCTTTCCAGCACAGCCCGGGGTCTTTCTATCGCGTCTACTATAATTATCTAACCGGCAACACAGACTACAACGGCGGCAGTGAGGTCATTCCTCTCGACGTCCCTGCCTCTGCCAGCTTCTCGCAGTCATCCCTGACTCTGGGGCCAGGCCAGTCTGCTACGGTCCAGGTCCAGATCAAGCCGCAGCACGATGACTGGCCGTGGTCCTTGCCCGTGTATGGCGGCTTCGTAAAGATCACTTCTGACGATGCAGCTTATTCGATTCCATACATTGGCGTGCCTTACAACCGCACCGAGGTTGGCCCTATCATGCACAATGTGACGACCCAGCTGCCGTATGACTCTCCAGGCATCCTGAAGCTCCCGGCAAACGACCTCTTCCTGGCCGACGGACAGATCCCAACGCCCAACATTGACTCGTACAACTGGTCGACAGACCCGTCCAAGTCATTCATCCCCGTCTTCCGGGTGGATGTGCTGCTGCCCTCGCGCTTCATCCGCTTCGACCTCGTGCCCGCCAACGTCTCCTTCGTGCCCTCCATCTACGGCTTCGACCCAGATGTCCACATCGACTACAAGCCCCCTTCGCAGGCCATTCTACCCGGCTTTCTCGGC CCCTTGATTAACCACTTCTTCGCTCAGGCCCTTCTGCTTCCTACGCTGACAAACGATGACAACGTGTCGTACAACATCTCGTCTGGAGATTACCGGCCGCTTCTCCGGGCGTTGAGGTGGAATGGTAACGAGACTAACCCCGACGACTACGAATCCTGGCTGGGGCCAGTTATTCGGGCGGACATTCCGAGCGACGAGTTTCCTACCGACACGTAA
- a CDS encoding phage lysozyme domain-containing protein — MKTAFAALVFSLASIVSAYPITGDVVNCRTGPGTSYAIKKSYKKNQDISISCQTAGTSVNGNSIWDKTADGCYVADYYVKTGSSGYVTKKCTASSGGGSSSSSYCKTINTAGVDLIAKWEGFVASPKPDPIGLPTVGYGHLCQQKNCREVKYKFPLTKTTAKELLLDDLPKYTKCLADYLNDKPKLNANQWAALTSWVFNVGCGNAKTSTLVKRLNNGEAANTVAAEELPKWRMAGGKVLPGLEARRKDEVKLFKTASSKQAYPKCQ, encoded by the coding sequence ATGAAGACTGCCTTTGCCGCTCTCGTTTTCTCCCTGGCATCCATCGTCAGCGCCTACCCCATCACTGGCGATGTTGTCAATTGCCGCACCGGACCCGGCACCAGCTACGCCATCAAGAAGTCCTACAAGAAGAACCAGGACATCTCCATAAGCTGTCAGACAGCGGGAACCAGCGTCAATGGCAACAGCATTTGGGATAAGACCGCCGACGGCTGCTACGTCGCCGACTACTACGTCAAGACGGGCTCCAGCGGCTACGTAACCAAGAAGTGCACTGCTTCCTCTGGCGGCGgctcctcgtcctccagcTACTGCAAGACCATCAACACCGCCGGCGTCGATCTCATCGCCAAATGGGAGGGCTTCGTCGCCAGCCCAAAGCCCGACCCCATTGGCCTGCCCACGGTTGGTTACGGCCATCTCTGCCAGCAGAAGAACTGCAGAGAGGTCAAGTACAAGTTCCCCCTGACCAAGACCAccgccaaggagctgctgctggacgACCTGCCCAAGTACACGAAGTGCCTCGCCGACTATCTCAACGACAAGCCCAAGCTCAATGCCAACCAGTGGGCGGCCCTAACCTCCTGGGTCTTCAACGTCGGCTGCGGTAACGCAAAGACATCGACTCTCGTGAAGCGCCTCAACAACGGCGAAGCTGCCAACACCGTTGCCGCAGAGGAACTTCCCAAGTGGCGCATGGCAGGAGGAAAAGTGCTGCCAGGCCTCGAGGCTCGCCGCAAGGACGAGGTCAAGCTGTTCAAGACGGCGTCATCGAAGCAGGCCTATCCAAAGTGCCAGTGA
- a CDS encoding fungal zn(2)-Cys(6) binuclear cluster domain-containing protein has product MELLGNMATVKPVLRRSHTKSKFGCQACKQRHVKCDEFRPTCHRCLSSKITCKYPDQTEVEDPDEKEASALWWPVDIEKSCEQWKESGEPPFVSLAPSPSWHNMDMKDLKYIYKMALVANILDLSNTTNICLLWGEMGVLFQLATHYDFVAHTLAATSAQRLAVTTKSHEASQDAYQYRKQALHGLYRAMGCFSKENADAILAASLGCSYIMSDHRSLMTLAGNISTVATRMKPWLKRSAFHQIFTFEPTHYETEEQAAASPPETGDMEHRFALIKTLLAEGIGSVNGLAFCFQGDRDLSAVLRQLRDVMRLVHERLGSDLSAEDQYRLVYPFTAWFVKNSAASYVSLSAKNPFLLVFLLHMYAVVVSLTVSLPRIDVPLFAKYRLRAILEICNILKNEPGFLCQRCNGFHSYEEVMAFPLNSVSVYQQFGRETGLLEA; this is encoded by the exons ATGGAGTTGCTTGGAAACATGGCGACCGTGAAACCTGTGTTGCGGCGAAGTCACACGAAATCAAAGTTTGGCTGTCAAGCTTGTAAGCAGCGACATGTCAAGTGTGATGAGTTTCGACCAACATG TCACAGATGCCTCTCGTCAAAGATTACATGCAAGTACCCCGACCAGACTGAGGTGGAAGACCCAGACGAAAAGGAGGCCTCAGCTCTGTGGTGGCCGGTAGACATTGAAAAATCATGCGAGCAATGGAAAGAATCAGGGGAACCACCGTTTGTATCGCTGGCACCATCTCCAAGTTGGCACAACATGGACATGAAGGACTTGAAGTACATCTACAAGATGGCTTTGGTTGCCAACATCCTCGACTTGAGCAACACAACTAACATTTGCCTATTATGGGGTGAGATGGGCGT GCTTTTCCAACTGGCAACACACTACGACTTTGTTGCACATACCTTGGCTGCTACATCGGCCCAGCGACTTGCAGTAACCACAAAGTCACACGAGGCTTCTCAGGATGCATATCAATACCGGAAACAGGCTCTTCACGGACTATATCGAGCAATGGGGTGCTTTTCCAAAGAGAATGCTGATGCAATCCTAGCCGCGTCACTAGGGTGTTCATATATAATGTCCGACCA TCGCTCCCTGATGACACTAGCAGGAAACATCTCTACA GTGGCCACCCGGATGAAGCCTTGGCTCAAACGGTCGGCCTTTCACCAAATCTTTACATTCGAGCCAACGCACTACGAAACCGAAGAGCAAGCAGCCGCATCTCCACCCGAGACAGGAGACATGGAACATCGCTTCGCCCTCATCAAGACGCTCCTAGCCGAGGGCATCGGCTCAGTCAACGGCCTAGCTTTTTGCTTCCAGGGCGATCGCGACCTCTCAGCTGTGCTCCGTCAACTCCGAGACGTCATGCGGCTCGTCCATGAACGGCTCGGCTCCGACCTCTCCGCCGAAGACCAATACCGCCTCGTCTACCCCTTCACCGCGTGGTTCGTCAAGAACTCAGCCGCCTCCTACGTCTCCCTCAGCGCAAAGAACCCGTTCCTGCTAGTCTTCCTTTTGCACATGTACGCCGTTGTTGTCTCGCTGACAGTATCCCTGCCGCGCATCGACGTTCCGCTGTTCGCAAAGTACAGACTGCGAGCGATTCTCGAAATCTGCAACATTTTGAAAAACGAACCGGGCTTCTTGTGCCAGCGGTGTAACGGGTTTCACTCTTATGAAGAAGTCATGGCGTTTCCGTTGAATAGCGTGTCTGTGTATCAGCAGTTTGGTAGAGAGACGGGTCTTTTAGAAGCATAG